The Methanobrevibacter sp. genome contains the following window.
TATAAGGTGATGTTATGTTTGATTCCCAATTTTCCAATTATATTACATTAACTCGTAAAAGAACAAATGAATCTATAAAATTAGATCAAAGAAGGGTTAAAATCAGAGAAAATAAAAATGGACTAATGGCTATAAGTTATGTAGGTCCAGTATTTGAAATTATAGATATTGAAAACTTTTTTGATGATATAATTTCTTCTGAAAAATTAGATATGAACATTGGTGAAACTGGGGATTCTCGTGTAAGTTTTAGAGGAATAATTGATGGCAAGGGAAAGAATTTCCCTCAAAATTTGGACCATAAAATTATTCTTCTACAAGAACCTACTTGTTTGGATGAGAGGGTTAATGTTCAGGAAACAGGTTTTTCAAAGTTTAAATTGAAAAATGAAGATTCTGAATAATTTTATTTTTTTAAAGTTCATCTTCAACAGCATCCCATAGGTCAACTGCCCAACCATTTCCACCATCAATTACCATATCAAGTAATCTTACCTTACCATCTCTAAAACGGAATAATCTGTAATCTTGCTGTGTTTTTCTTCCATTTTTCTCTTTATTGCAGTCAAGGTATATTCCTTCATCATATTCTTCTTCAAAGTCACCAGCTTTAACGAAGTCACCTACTAGTGAATATCCATTTTTAACACTTTTATCTAGTTTTTCAACGGTTTTTAACCATCCACCTTCTGATCTAAATTTCATATCTGGGTCAATTCTTGTAATTTCTTCTTGCCAATTAATAATCATATTTACCAAATCTTTTGTTTTTATTTTTAATTTGGTTTTTATAAACATATAAACAAAGTGAGGGAGAGCATTTGAAAAGAAATATTAATGGTTACTTATATATAAGTAAAAAATCATAATTATTCATGTTATTAACTTATTTGGGCTTTATCTATGAATTTATTTGAAAAATTTGGTATTAAAACGAATAATAAAGTTTTATATGATACTGCATTTACACATGGTTCATATTCCACTAAACATGGTTTAGATTATAATTATGAACGTCTGGAGTTTTTGGGAGACTCTGTTTTAAGTGTAATTGTGTCTGAGTATTTGTATGAAAAATATCCTCAATATGAAGAAGGTAAATTAACAAAACTAAGGGCAAATTATGTTTGTCAGTTTGCTTTAATTTATTATTCTAAAGAATTAGGGCTTGATAAATATCTAAAAGTAGCTGCTCAAGAGTCAAATCTAACTAAAAATGAAATATTATCAATAACTGCAGATATTTTCGAATCATTTTTGGGGGCAATGTTTTTAGACCAAGGTTGGGAATTTGCAAAAAATTTT
Protein-coding sequences here:
- the rnc gene encoding ribonuclease III, whose product is MNLFEKFGIKTNNKVLYDTAFTHGSYSTKHGLDYNYERLEFLGDSVLSVIVSEYLYEKYPQYEEGKLTKLRANYVCQFALIYYSKELGLDKYLKVAAQESNLTKNEILSITADIFESFLGAMFLDQGWEFAKNFVANSIFKFIDANVIFFADYKSAMKEYGDAKNLRVSYEILKEYGVPHDKTFITAIMIDGEEMGVGKGKNKKEAEQAAAKVAIEKLNIKVF